A single Cucumis melo cultivar AY chromosome 4, USDA_Cmelo_AY_1.0, whole genome shotgun sequence DNA region contains:
- the LOC103489887 gene encoding autophagy-related protein 9 isoform X1 yields MMLSGTAGADNVGIFRWKSHGESSLTSALLKDVPPEIELSTFGRVPNPGSESPTGLLDGERLNVEPIADLDLFFERLYSYYCDKGLWCIITKWIVELLSLGFTICFSAFFLLFVDWNGLRNAKCGMDAVESGTKPCDLAKEALHKHPLHHMTVSKAIIIGYLGIFSVYWIFCFFRFFAQLKDILGIRRFYYNSLHISDNEIKTMPWATILEKVVELQSTCQLCVAKDLSAHDVVMRLMRKENYLIGMLNKGVLAFPIPKWVPGAGPAVKFDSSGNHYRLTLTKSLEWTLNWCILQSMFDRNYCVRREFISNPSTLKKRLRVVGVVMLLLSPFLVIFMLVYLFLRHAEQFYNHPSTASSRRWSNLSKWIFREYNEVEHLFKHRINSSVLHASEYLKQFPSPIISIIAKFISFVFGGFAAILIIIAFLEESLLEGHIFGRNLLWYAAVFGTITAISRAAVTDEILVLDPEGAMSMVVQHTHYMPKRWRGKENSELVRLEFENLFQYTGMMLLEEMVSIFLTPFLLVGWMTFCSLLQTSQCILKSQMRFKRVQRSKAWGKFKEFPLFLNQTTKTFSSFNFQKHGNSSYGSPHNAPGAERSSQGKMEKSFLSFCSNYPGWEPNAQGKQFMSNLRNFRERTMQQRGCIYQPHEMSQASRNLVGHRDRNGIFPGELPCQNSAAGNWMDFLWLDERQRNFPYLLDHYYTSGPRDVANYSRDIPEESSELMELNSVYWIPPHITQRKERYEDFWKEDHLEDRSQTHLGASTSATHLGASTSSPIIGRSIFHHQESTVANSGGTKTRWWDRNIVSHEQPQTSFMDPPNFNRYTTTMKSQYDNVSERSLEEQQHMEWSDFGKLSRPTYLEDIETGELDLHFGDVYSRTPETPKPEPTSFE; encoded by the exons ATGATGCTCAGTGGAACAGCGGGTGCAGATAATGTTGGAATTTTTAGATGGAAATCTCATGGTGAATCATCTTTAACATCTGCTTTGCTTAAGGATGTGCCACCAGAGATTGAACTATCTACCTTTGGAAGAGTGCCGAATCCTGGTAGTGAGAGCCCTACTGGGCTTCTTGATGGGGAGCGTTTGAATGTGGAACCAATAGCTGACTTGGACCTATTTTTTGAAAGACTTTATAGCTATTACTGTGACAAAGGGCTTTGGTGCATCATTACGAAGTGGATAGTAGAGCTTCTGAGTCTTGGCTTTACCATATGTTTCTCAGCATTTTTCTTACTATTCGTTGATTGGAATGGTCTCCGCAATGCCAAGTGTGGGATGGATGCAGTGGAATCTGGAACTAAACCATGTGATCTTGCCAAGGAAGCTCTTCACAAGCACCCCTTACACCATATGACAGTTTCAAAAGCTATCATCATTGGATATTTAGGCATATTTTCTGTTTATTGGATCTTTTGCTTTTTTAGGTTTTTTGCACAGCTGAAGGACATTTTAGGAATCCGTCGCTTTTATTACAACAG TCTTCACATATCTGACAATGAAATCAAAACTATGCCATGGGCGACAATTCTTGAGAAGGTTGTTGAGCTGCAAAGTACTTGTCAACTCTGTGTGGCTAAGGATCTTTCTGCTCATGATGTGGTCATGCGCTTGATGCGGAAAGAGAACTACCTGATTGGGATGCTTAACAAAGGAGTACTTGCTTTTCCAATTCCGAAGTGGGTCCCAGGTGCTGGCCCAGCTGTGAAATTTGACTCCTCTGGAAATCATTATCGATTAACATTGACAAAAAGTCTTGAATGGACCTTGAATTGGTGTATACTACAGAGCATGTTTGATCG TAATTACTGCGTCAGAAGGGAGTTCATATCCAATCCTAGTACATTGAAGAAAAGGCTTAGGGTAGTTGGAGTAGTGATGCTCCTGCTTTCTCCGTTTCTGGTCATATTCATGTTGGTCTACCTCTTTCTAAGGCATGCTGAACAGTTCTATAACCACCCAAGTACAGCATCATCTCGAAGGTGGTCAAATTTGTCGAAGTGGATATTTAGGGAATATAATGAG GTTGAGCATTTGTTCAAGCACAGGATCAATAGCAGTGTGCTTCATGCTTCAGAATATCTCAAGCAATTTCCCTCTCCCATTATTTCAATAATTGCCAAGTTCATCTCATTTGTCTTTGGTGGCTTTGCTGCTATTCTGATTATCATTGCTTTTTTGGAAGAATCTTTACTGGAGGGCCAT ATTTTTGGCCGCAACCTCCTCTGGTATGCTGCTGTTTTTGGAACTATAACTGCTATTAGTCGGGCTGCAGTTACAGATGAGATCTTAGTTTTAGATCCTGAGGGGGCAATGTCCATGGTTGTTCAGCATACTCATTATATGCCAAAAAGATGGCGTGGCAAAGAAAATTCTGAGCTTGTTCGACTAGAATTTGAAAACCTTTTCCAG TATACAGGAATGATGTTACTTGAGGAGATGGTCTCCATTTTTCTCACCCCATTCTTGCTTGT AGGGTGGATGACATTTTGCAGTTTATTGCAGACTTCACAGTGCATATTGAAG AGTCAAATGAGATTCAAAAGAGTTCAGAGAAGTAAAGCCTGGGGGAAATTCAAAGAGTTCCCTCTCTTCCTAAACCAAACCACCAAAAC TTTCAGTTCCTTTAACTTCCAAAAACATGGAAATAGCAGTTATGGGTCACCACATAATGCGCCAGGTGCAGAGAGAAGCTCCCAGGGGAAAATGGAGAAATCATTTTTGAG TTTCTGTAGTAACTATCCTGGATGGGAACCAAATGCTCAAGGAAAGCAGTTCATGTCAAATCTACGGAATTTTAGGGAGAGAACGATGCAGCAACGGGGATGCATATATCAGCCACATGAAATGTCTCAAGCAAGTCGCAATTTGGTCGGACATCGGGACAGGAACGGCATTTTTCCGGGGGAATTACCCTGCCAAAATTCAGCAGCTGGTAATTGGATGGATTTTCTGTGGCTGGATGAACGCCAGAGAAACTTTCCATACCTGCTTGATCATTATTATACAAGCGGACCTCGAGATGTAGCCAATTACTCGAGAGACATTCCTGAAGAATCATCTGAATTAATGGAGCTGAACAGCGTTTACTGGATTCCACCCCACATCActcaaagaaaagaaagatatgAAGACTTCTGGAAGGAAGATCATCTCGAGGATCGATCACAAACTCATCTTGGGGCTTCCACATCAGCTACTCATCTTGGGGCTTCCACATCATCTCCTATCATTGGCAGAAGCATATTTCATCATCAAGAATCTACCGTTGCGAATTCTGGTGGTACTAAAACTCGGTGGTGGGATCGAAATATTGTATCTCATGAACAACCCCAAACAAGTTTCATGGATCCTCCTAATTTCAACAGGTACACTACTACCATGAAGAGTCAGTATGATAATGTCTCTGAACGAAGCTTGGAGGAGCAACAACACATGGAATGGAGTGATTTTGGAAAGTTATCTCGACCCACCTACCTAGAAGACATAGAGACTGGAGAGTTGGATCTTCATTTTGGAGATGTGTACAGCAGAACTCCAGAAACTCCTAAACCCGAACCTACAAGCTTTGAGTAA
- the LOC103489886 gene encoding RING-H2 finger protein ATL16-like, which produces MESTQTTLHSFEFQAFLPIKNQQITTYHSSFSTVSDSASPILGVVILSVMGTAFLLLGYYIFITKCCYNCHQFSFLRRFSSFHTPQQHEDPFIALSPTTMWNRGLEESMIRQIPAFRFERDGEHSGIYGCVVCLSEFQENEMLRALPKCSHTFHLDCIDIWLQSNSNCPLCRTSISGITKPPIHQIVAPSSSPQNSQLLSNSLMGSDEDFVVIELGSEDEVVFSEGQQEGNASRDVPVQQTPKKTENKIGKPKTRKCHHVSIMGDEGIDVREKDDQFFTQPIRRSFSMDSAADQQLYLTVQMIIHQGRQITESSSSSSSSAESDSRNRRSFFPFRSGRGCKNAILPLESDM; this is translated from the coding sequence ATGGAATCAACTCAGACAACCCTTCATAGCTTTGAGTTTCAAGCTTTTCTACCCATAAAAAATCAACAGATTACAACTtatcattcttctttttctactGTTTCTGATTCTGCTTCTCCTATTTTAGGTGTTGTAATTCTAAGTGTGATGGGAACAGCTTTCTTGCTTTTGGGTTACTACATTTTCATCACCAAATGCTGCTATAACTGCCATCAATTTAGTTTCCTGAGAAGGTTTTCAAGTTTTCATACCCCTCAACAACATGAAGATCCTTTCATAGCTCTCTCCCCAACAACAATGTGGAATCGCGGCCTTGAAGAGTCTATGATTCGCCAAATCCCGGCTTTTCGATTTGAAAGAGATGGAGAACATAGCGGTATCTATGGCTGTGTTGTTTGTTTAAGCGAGTTTCAAGAGAATGAAATGCTAAGGGCTTTGCCTAAATGCAGCCACACATTTCATTTGGACTGCATTGATATCTGGCTGCAAAGCAACTCTAATTGCCCTCTTTGTAGAACAAGCATTTCAGGTATAACAAAGCCTCCAATTCATCAAATTGTAGCTCCAAGTTCTTCTCCTCAAAACTCACAACTTCTCTCCAACAGCTTAATGGGAAGTGATGAAGATTTTGTAGTTATTGAACTTGGTAGTGAAGATGAAGTAGTTTTCTCAGAAGGTCAACAAGAGGGTAATGCTTCAAGAGATGTACCAGTTCAACAGACTCCGAAAAAGACCGAGAACAAGATCGGGAAACCCAAAACTCGAAAATGTCACCATGTCTCGATCATGGGAGACGAGGGTATCGATGTTAGAGAAAAAGATGATCAATTTTTCACTCAACCTATCAGAAGATCCTTTTCCATGGATTCTGCAGCTGACCAGCAGCTTTACTTAACTGTTCAAATGATAATCCATCAAGGTAGACAAATCACCGAGtctagtagtagtagtagtagtagtgcAGAGAGTGACAGCAGAAACCGAAGATCTTTCTTCCCATTCCGGTCGGGCCGTGGATGCAAAAATGCAATTCTTCCACTTGAATCTGATATGTAA
- the LOC103489884 gene encoding uncharacterized protein LOC103489884, producing the protein MRTSTFLHSAYFLFPVRGFTCSTSRKSILFVAPCKFKPAFFNLRAKPDRLVVFCYGDSERSVRDEQSIGVEDSNVTLVEENVERNRWNVELGTPSVGFQLLPKLSLSDKAFLLLTFIALTTSVAFTSLVIAAVPTLNAMRRAAISLSKLADTAREELPGTMAAIRLSGMEISDLTLELSDLSQEIADGVNKSAQAVQAAEAGIRQIGALAHQQTMSMIQERASLPIISLQPVVAGAAKKTSHAVGKATRTIMKMISGGESVENDDDNSLDRLEV; encoded by the exons ATGAGAACGTCGACATTTCTTCATTCCGCCTACTTCTTGTTTCCCGTTCGTGGCTTCACCTGTTCGACATCCAGGAAATCCATTCTTTTTGTCGCGCCCTGTAAATTCAAACCCGCTTTCTTCAATTTGCGAGCTAAACCGGACCGGCTGGTTGTATTTTGTTATGGGGATTCCGAGAGATCTGTACGGGATGAACAGTCTATTGGGGTCGAAGATTCGAATGTGACTTTGGTGGAGGAGAATGTAGAGCGAAATCGATGGAATGTAGAACTGGGTACCCCTAGTGTTGGATTTCAGCTGCTCCCCAAATTGAGCTTGAGCGACAAGGCTTTTCTTCTCTTGACATTCATTGCCCTAACG ACTTCTGTGGCATTTACAAGCCTTGTCATTGCAGCTGTCCCAACGCTTAAT GCAATGCGCAGAGCAGCCATATCACTTTCAAAGCTAGCTGACACGGCTCGTGAAGAACTTCCTGGTACAATGGCTGCCATTAGACTTTCTGGCATGGAGATCAGTGATCTGACTCTTGAACTAAGTGATCTAAG CCAGGAAATAGCTGATGGGGTAAACAAATCTGCTCAGGCTGTCCAAGCAGCCGAAGCTGGAATTCGCCAGATCGGTGCACTAGCCCACCAACAAACTATGT CAATGATTCAAGAGAGAGCAAGCCTGCCAATTATTTCTTTACAACCCGTTGTTGCTGGAGCAGCAAAGAAGACTTCTCATGCCGTTGGCAAAGCTACACGAACCATTATGAAAATGATCTCAGGAGGAGAAAGTGTGGAGAATGATGATGATAATAGTTTAGATAGACTGGAAGTTTGA
- the LOC103489887 gene encoding autophagy-related protein 9 isoform X2 has translation MMLSGTAGADNVGIFRWKSHGESSLTSALLKDVPPEIELSTFGRVPNPGSESPTGLLDGERLNVEPIADLDLFFERLYSYYCDKGLWCIITKWIVELLSLGFTICFSAFFLLFVDWNGLRNAKCGMDAVESGTKPCDLAKEALHKHPLHHMTVSKAIIIGYLGIFSVYWIFCFFRFFAQLKDILGIRRFYYNSLHISDNEIKTMPWATILEKVVELQSTCQLCVAKDLSAHDVVMRLMRKENYLIGMLNKGVLAFPIPKWVPGAGPAVKFDSSGNHYRLTLTKSLEWTLNWCILQSMFDRNYCVRREFISNPSTLKKRLRVVGVVMLLLSPFLVIFMLVYLFLRHAEQFYNHPSTASSRRWSNLSKWIFREYNEVEHLFKHRINSSVLHASEYLKQFPSPIISIIAKFISFVFGGFAAILIIIAFLEESLLEGHIFGRNLLWYAAVFGTITAISRAAVTDEILVLDPEGAMSMVVQHTHYMPKRWRGKENSELVRLEFENLFQYTGMMLLEEMVSIFLTPFLLVYVVPERVDDILQFIADFTVHIEGVGHVCSFSSFNFQKHGNSSYGSPHNAPGAERSSQGKMEKSFLSFCSNYPGWEPNAQGKQFMSNLRNFRERTMQQRGCIYQPHEMSQASRNLVGHRDRNGIFPGELPCQNSAAGNWMDFLWLDERQRNFPYLLDHYYTSGPRDVANYSRDIPEESSELMELNSVYWIPPHITQRKERYEDFWKEDHLEDRSQTHLGASTSATHLGASTSSPIIGRSIFHHQESTVANSGGTKTRWWDRNIVSHEQPQTSFMDPPNFNRYTTTMKSQYDNVSERSLEEQQHMEWSDFGKLSRPTYLEDIETGELDLHFGDVYSRTPETPKPEPTSFE, from the exons ATGATGCTCAGTGGAACAGCGGGTGCAGATAATGTTGGAATTTTTAGATGGAAATCTCATGGTGAATCATCTTTAACATCTGCTTTGCTTAAGGATGTGCCACCAGAGATTGAACTATCTACCTTTGGAAGAGTGCCGAATCCTGGTAGTGAGAGCCCTACTGGGCTTCTTGATGGGGAGCGTTTGAATGTGGAACCAATAGCTGACTTGGACCTATTTTTTGAAAGACTTTATAGCTATTACTGTGACAAAGGGCTTTGGTGCATCATTACGAAGTGGATAGTAGAGCTTCTGAGTCTTGGCTTTACCATATGTTTCTCAGCATTTTTCTTACTATTCGTTGATTGGAATGGTCTCCGCAATGCCAAGTGTGGGATGGATGCAGTGGAATCTGGAACTAAACCATGTGATCTTGCCAAGGAAGCTCTTCACAAGCACCCCTTACACCATATGACAGTTTCAAAAGCTATCATCATTGGATATTTAGGCATATTTTCTGTTTATTGGATCTTTTGCTTTTTTAGGTTTTTTGCACAGCTGAAGGACATTTTAGGAATCCGTCGCTTTTATTACAACAG TCTTCACATATCTGACAATGAAATCAAAACTATGCCATGGGCGACAATTCTTGAGAAGGTTGTTGAGCTGCAAAGTACTTGTCAACTCTGTGTGGCTAAGGATCTTTCTGCTCATGATGTGGTCATGCGCTTGATGCGGAAAGAGAACTACCTGATTGGGATGCTTAACAAAGGAGTACTTGCTTTTCCAATTCCGAAGTGGGTCCCAGGTGCTGGCCCAGCTGTGAAATTTGACTCCTCTGGAAATCATTATCGATTAACATTGACAAAAAGTCTTGAATGGACCTTGAATTGGTGTATACTACAGAGCATGTTTGATCG TAATTACTGCGTCAGAAGGGAGTTCATATCCAATCCTAGTACATTGAAGAAAAGGCTTAGGGTAGTTGGAGTAGTGATGCTCCTGCTTTCTCCGTTTCTGGTCATATTCATGTTGGTCTACCTCTTTCTAAGGCATGCTGAACAGTTCTATAACCACCCAAGTACAGCATCATCTCGAAGGTGGTCAAATTTGTCGAAGTGGATATTTAGGGAATATAATGAG GTTGAGCATTTGTTCAAGCACAGGATCAATAGCAGTGTGCTTCATGCTTCAGAATATCTCAAGCAATTTCCCTCTCCCATTATTTCAATAATTGCCAAGTTCATCTCATTTGTCTTTGGTGGCTTTGCTGCTATTCTGATTATCATTGCTTTTTTGGAAGAATCTTTACTGGAGGGCCAT ATTTTTGGCCGCAACCTCCTCTGGTATGCTGCTGTTTTTGGAACTATAACTGCTATTAGTCGGGCTGCAGTTACAGATGAGATCTTAGTTTTAGATCCTGAGGGGGCAATGTCCATGGTTGTTCAGCATACTCATTATATGCCAAAAAGATGGCGTGGCAAAGAAAATTCTGAGCTTGTTCGACTAGAATTTGAAAACCTTTTCCAG TATACAGGAATGATGTTACTTGAGGAGATGGTCTCCATTTTTCTCACCCCATTCTTGCTTGTGTATGTTGTTCCAGAG AGGGTGGATGACATTTTGCAGTTTATTGCAGACTTCACAGTGCATATTGAAGGTGTTGGTCATGTTTGCAG TTTCAGTTCCTTTAACTTCCAAAAACATGGAAATAGCAGTTATGGGTCACCACATAATGCGCCAGGTGCAGAGAGAAGCTCCCAGGGGAAAATGGAGAAATCATTTTTGAG TTTCTGTAGTAACTATCCTGGATGGGAACCAAATGCTCAAGGAAAGCAGTTCATGTCAAATCTACGGAATTTTAGGGAGAGAACGATGCAGCAACGGGGATGCATATATCAGCCACATGAAATGTCTCAAGCAAGTCGCAATTTGGTCGGACATCGGGACAGGAACGGCATTTTTCCGGGGGAATTACCCTGCCAAAATTCAGCAGCTGGTAATTGGATGGATTTTCTGTGGCTGGATGAACGCCAGAGAAACTTTCCATACCTGCTTGATCATTATTATACAAGCGGACCTCGAGATGTAGCCAATTACTCGAGAGACATTCCTGAAGAATCATCTGAATTAATGGAGCTGAACAGCGTTTACTGGATTCCACCCCACATCActcaaagaaaagaaagatatgAAGACTTCTGGAAGGAAGATCATCTCGAGGATCGATCACAAACTCATCTTGGGGCTTCCACATCAGCTACTCATCTTGGGGCTTCCACATCATCTCCTATCATTGGCAGAAGCATATTTCATCATCAAGAATCTACCGTTGCGAATTCTGGTGGTACTAAAACTCGGTGGTGGGATCGAAATATTGTATCTCATGAACAACCCCAAACAAGTTTCATGGATCCTCCTAATTTCAACAGGTACACTACTACCATGAAGAGTCAGTATGATAATGTCTCTGAACGAAGCTTGGAGGAGCAACAACACATGGAATGGAGTGATTTTGGAAAGTTATCTCGACCCACCTACCTAGAAGACATAGAGACTGGAGAGTTGGATCTTCATTTTGGAGATGTGTACAGCAGAACTCCAGAAACTCCTAAACCCGAACCTACAAGCTTTGAGTAA